The Aedes aegypti strain LVP_AGWG chromosome 3, AaegL5.0 Primary Assembly, whole genome shotgun sequence genome contains a region encoding:
- the LOC5567430 gene encoding checkpoint protein HUS1 has translation MKFRAVITDTLCMRELLDIVTTFSRISRNIAINIQPKKVIIQIEGDVEAGQCLWCEIDATDRSGFFSEFVMDGVDEQHNQIYLMAAASNLVQALSYTRNNSMDYVKMKLVKTDVACLAVEMSGIVHNESDVMNPKVQHQIPVTVVPRSEWSNFDLPLDMVYDLTVMLPSVKSLKGLMDKKKNMSPSVTIYATLAGELSLVVETDIVTVASHFKGLQCARGKPPNTDGQTTVDPEEEQTLEASCKVDAKKLSTLLESVDFCESKMIANIKNEHLLKIKFELREKVFMNFILPAVDFE, from the coding sequence ATGAAGTTCCGCGCGGTGATAACGGATACCCTGTGCATGCGCGAGTTGCTGGACATCGTGACGACCTTCTCGCGCATCAGTCGAAACATTGCCATCAACATCCAACCGAAAAAGGTGATAATTCAAATCGAGGGCGATGTGGAAGCCGGCCAGTGCCTGTGGTGTGAAATCGATGCCACGGATCGGAGTGGATTCTTCAGCGAATTCGTCATGGACGGAGTGGACGAGCAGCACAACCAGATCTACCTCATGGCTGCGGCGTCAAATCTGGTCCAGGCTTTATCCTACACTCGGAACAACTCCATGGATTACGTCAAGATGAAGCTAGTGAAAACGGATGTGGCCTGTTTGGCGGTGGAAATGAGCGGAATTGTGCACAACGAGAGCGACGTCATGAATCCCAAGGTGCAGCACCAGATCCCGGTCACGGTGGTGCCTCGCAGCGAGTggagcaattttgatttacCCCTGGATATGGTCTACGATCTGACCGTTATGCTGCCATCCGTTAAATCCTTAAAGGGGCTCATGGACAAAAAGAAGAATATGTCCCCATCGGTGACGATCTACGCAACGCTGGCTGGTGAGCTGTCGCTGGTGGTGGAAACGGACATCGTTACGGTGGCCAGCCATTTTAAGGGTCTACAGTGCGCCAGAGGTAAACCACCAAATACAGATGGCCAAACAACGGTTGACCCTGAGGAGGAACAAACGCTGGAAGCATCCTGTAAAGTGGACGCGAAGAAGTTGTCCACGCTGCTGGAGAGTGTCGACTTTTGCGAGTCGAAAATGATTGCCAACATTAAGAACGAACATCTGCTCAAGATCAAGTTTGAACTGCGGGAAAAGGTGTTCATGAACTTCATACTGCCGGCCGTGGATTTCGAATGA